The genomic segment TGTTAAGGATTGAGTTATTTGCTCAAACTCGAAGATCACCTCCAAATTTaagagggtttggacaaaaatattagaCTCGAAATGTGAGCTTGCACTAGGCTCGAATTCAAATATTTAAGATTTGGGCTCGGTCTAACCCGTTTTCTAaacttatattatattatattatattatgtattatatagtttataatacataaaaaaaataaatttgtataatatataatactgtaatgtaaacattaaaaaattattaagttacctaaatatataaaattttaataaatgaaactatatataaagttattaaatattaaattaaaaaaataataatattaatatctacaaaaaaattaaaaatgatatatccacaaataccaaataatatatattttattttacaattctaaTTTTGgaactatttaaaattaaaactaaaatcattTTATTGAAAAAACTAAATGCAAAtttttatctcaaattcaaatttgtaaatattattttactaatatttgtTTCCCCACCATCACAACATTTCCATTTCTAAATTTGCTTTCTAGGGGTTTTTAGAGTTGGGTGCGTGTCGTCTTGTGTTATAGCTTATCTTTGTGAACAACTTTCTAAAGGAGTTTTCCATCGCACTTTTCTCGCACTTACATGATGTATATGGGGGTATGTTCTTATGTTTTGTTTCTCTTGGTGTTTGTAAGATTTCACCAAGCTATCCAACTTGTACACACGGTTACTTCAAGCCATTATTCTTTAGAGAAAACAAACAATGGAGGATCAAGCCATTATTCTTTAGTTCACATGGTTCTTTTGATAACCTAAAGACACCTCTTCTGTATCTTTGGAAATGATAAAGAACCATGCAGATGCAGATAAAGCATACAGTGAGTTGACACAAGAAATGAACAAGCCATGAATCTGAAGGTCAGGCAAAGCTCACTAAATGAGTTGACACAAGAATTGAACAAGCCATGAATCTGACGGTCAGGCAAAGCTCACTAATGCCGTGTCAAACAATACAACCAACGTTATACAAGGAAACAATCAAACAAGGCCTAAAACCCACTTTAGAGCCCCACTTCCTAAATGCgatttagaaagaaaaaagaacaagTTCTTCAAGATACCATTGTTACAGGTTGAGAACAGATAAAATACCATTACTTAGTGGAAATCCCAAAtccaaaatgaataaaaagaggGGTAGTTAATTCAACTATATCAACAACAAATAGGACACTGTATCAATCCATTTTCATTGCACTCACCACACCTTATCTTGTTCAGTTGCTTGTCTAAAATTTTGCAGCTCCCATTACATTGTTTGCACATCACAAATCTCACCCCACCACAGCCTTTACACCCGGGAACCGCCATGGGGATCCCTTCAAACAACATTTCAAGCTTCCCTTCCTCTTCTAACTTCACAATCTCTTCAACTCCCCCAATCAACCTTCCTGTAACAAACACTAGTGGAACTTTCACTTCTTTTGTGCCTGTTACCTTCCTTAACTCTTCCTTAAACCCTGAATCCATTGATATGTCGCGCTCAAATATTTGTACACGGTAGGATTCCATGATGGATCTCACTCTGTTGCATTCTTCAAAGGTCTTTCGAATCCCTCTCAATGTTGTTGTGTAAATCACAACTGAATTTTCTGCACCTGCACGGCATTTTGGCTCGAAATCTTGAAGAGTAACCTTTGAGTCCTGAGATTTCTTGGGCTTTCGGGTTTCGGGTTGGGCCGAAATTATCCTCTTGATTTGTTCCTCTTCTTCAGACAACTCTTTCTCGTACAAAGCGACAAGTTCTGGATCAAACAGGGGACTGAAAATCCTTCTCCGCGACGAAAACCCCAAATCACCACCACCACCTTCAGGCCCCTCGCTTCTCGTGCTTTTCACCGGATAACTCAACTTCAACACTACCTTACAGGACGAGCCATCCATAGAATTGTTCACTCTCAATATCGAATTGGGGCTAAAATCAGACTTCCCATTCCCTAAACCATCTCCATTAACAACGCTTCCCTTGTTTTCTTTCCCACCGCTGTTCTTCACTTTCAATGGAGAACCGATCTGATTCAACAACTTCACTGGAGCTTTGACACGAGATTTTGGAGTCCTTTTGACAAGACGATCTTCATCAAGATCTTCCATGAGTTCCCAGGCATTGATTACCTCAGGTTCTTCACGCGGAGGCGACCTCTTAGCTCTTTTAGTCTCTGAAACACCAACTTCTTCTATTTGTTGCAGTTCATCGTTGTCAAGTTTAAGGACCCCGTAAGTGCTTGACTTGAGAGAAACCACGTGATGGGCGAAGTCGCCGCCATTGTTGAGAACCATTTCTCGTTTCATCTCTTTCTTAACCAGTTTTGAAGAAACACAACCCATTTTTTTTTCAGGGAGGAATTTTTCtttgttctgtttttttttttaaggaaagAGAAAGACAGAGAAAGAGGGAGGAGTTACTAGTTTAAGGTTTTGAATGGTAACGGTTGGTTGTCTGAGAACGGGCCCCAACGGTCGATTTTTTCGAATGTGGGTTAGTGGGGCTAGATCATGGGGGATTTTTTGTCGGAAGCCCCTTGTaattatgttctttattttttgttttccctTTTAGCCTCTTACTTTTCCCTTAACTCTTTAATGACCTATTGATTTTCGGATTGTTTGCTTCTTCGTCCTTTTTCTTATCCTCTCCCTTACCATCAATTTCCCAAGATTTAGTTTatcataactttacaaattagcaTGATGTTTTTTCATAAGGAATATATTATCTTGGAACTTGTATATAAAACATTctaaaacaaaggtttttcactaataatttaaattaaatttataattttcagaaATATAATACTATGACACGATATGtgtttctattttaatttttaatgcaaaGGGATTATAGTTTTGGAAGCGTTAAGAAATGTTAAATTTTGAATCTTAAATTTATAAGaatatattattttagaatttgtatttttaaataaaaattagattatgtAACATCGGGGAaagaaaaaatatagaaaaaaccatatatttacttttaaaattaaagatagtattttttttaatgcttaaacataccaaatttttttatagttgggAAGAGGAATGGAGTTATTTAGAATTGAACTAAATCTTTCATGCCTACAACATAATACTTTTGTCATTGGGTCAAGATAGCTTTTTGAATGTGATTCTTGTATTATTTTTCGGTCCAATcttgtatttgacaaaagttgtacattttggtactggAAGTTAATAATGTTAactttttttagtatttaattcggCTTTTAGAGTTGACTTGATAGCAATTCATGATTAGCTAATATTATTAGCTATTAACTTTCAATAAATCAACCCTAAATTCGAATTAAATCACATCTATTAGACAATATTTGACAAATCAAATGcgaattaaacaaattcacattagcactaaatttattctattaacaaaattatgaaaaattcaaacctaataatattagcaattaactttcactaaatcaaccctaaaactcgaatgaaaattaaaaagttaataccATTACCTTTGGAGTGCCAAAACatataacttttatcaaatacAAGTACTGTATTAgacaaaaaataacataaataccacattaaaaaaatatcaaactcgagtaccaaataatatattgtgatttttttaatacttaaaaaGATAGCATTTTAAAATGGAAATAATAGGGTTTTTTAGAGAAGTAGTTTTTTAATACTTAAAAAGATAGCATCTGGTATGTTAGAATAGGTCAGGTTCTTTACTTTCAGTTCTTGCATTTTCATGTTACGGATACTACTACTTCACAACAAATCTGCTTATCTATTGTGTATGGTAGTCCTAATAGGTTGCACAAGAAAACTGTTATGGGACACTCTTGATCTCATTGCTCAGAAATTAGAAGACCGGTGCTAACCGGCAGGCGATTTTAAGTGAAGATGATAAGAAGAGAAGGGTGGTGGCGTGCCAATGAGTCGTGTAGAGGTTGCAATCACTTCCAGTCTTTGTTATTTAACCATGGCCTGTGAGATATGGGTCTTAAAGGGGCTATTGTTGAGCCATTTGTAATGGGGAGTGGGAGTGGGATAGTTCCTTCGGTAACAGTAGTCTATCAGTCTGACCATAAGTATGATTGATTGATATTGGGAATGTTAGCAGAGGTCCTTTTCAATTTTTTGTGCGGGGTGGTTGAGACACGATAATTTTACACACTTTTTAAAGGAAAATTGGAAAGGTCTTGGGGTTTATTTGTGTTCATATCTCAAATTGCAGGGGTTCAAAAGGCACTAGAAGTTACATAAATCCTAAAAGTTAATGACACTTAACAAAGAGTTACATGCTGAGCTTCAAGAAACTTTGAACCAGGAGGATTTGTTGTGGAATTTGAAGCCTCTCGCGGATTCGTTGGCTAATGGTAACCAGGAAACAAAGTAAACCAATTCCCAGATAAATTCGAATTAAAaacacatacacaaaatgaaactaaatggaacagATGAGTAACCTTTTGTTGGGTCAGTTTCCTATGTCTAGTAAAGAGACTAATTTAGGCCCAAACTTTGATCTATCACGTATTTGGTTTTCCTCGAATTGAGACTGCTAAAGAATATATAAACACAACTAATGCATTTAAATCATAGCTCGATTAGTATTTGTATTATTGTTAGTGCAGAAAGATGTTAATTTGAACGCGTTGTAGTGtgtttatcctcctatttaagagttAGTGAGGGGTTATTAGTGGatataatttaaactaaaatatttaatttgtacAATTAACAAAGTTACATAtctaaatatgtaaatttattattatattttaatttaaattaattaatatttaaaaatagagtttgcaaaatatttaaaatttttatgacatgtatatacatattgaAATCATGTATTTGGAATATATGTTTGTTGAGGCACTTTATGAGAAGCACCTTTGATGTTTAACACTTCTCAACTCATAAACTTGCCTTGAGTTTGGATCTTTGCTAACATTATGGTTGTGTGCAAGCCCATCTATGATATCCCAATTGTTTATAGCAACATTTCTAAAGATTGGTTTAGATCGGATCAAGGAAATTGACTTCTTTATCTTGAAGAGATTGGATCGGGTAAATTTGAAAGTATATCATGAATATTCAAGAATTATCTTAAACTCATTGAAGATATATAATATGTTAACAAGTCTAAATTCCTTGTAAATTAAAAGACTTATATAGGTGATGTAGTGAACTGGGAGCACTTATTTATGTTCGTTAAGAAACATTTCTTTAAAGTTTATTGAGTATAAAATCTAATGTGTTAGTTTTTGTTCTAAGATTTTAGGAAGAAAACTTAGAAAAGAGTTGTTTAGATCTTAGGTGAAAAAGTGAGATCTTAATCTTGTAAGTATTAGTGTACGTAACCACCTGTTGTACAAGGTGCTAAAATAGCATGTTATCCGTAAACATAGAAAAATCGAACTATATAAATCTatcattgtatttttttttctgttttgttcATCTCTAGTGCTTGAAGTAGTTGACACTGCTCCTAAGCACTGCTTTTGGCACTACTCAATTTTACTTGCAAATATCGTTTTAAAATCTTTCACATGTAGACGTTTaacaataacataaaataaataataaaatatatagtttaaaactaataataacgtatatgaaattatttggtGCCTCtaattaaactaataataatatacaCTTACTTTgaaaggttaaataataaaatttaattttgacgCATTTTATTTGTTGATTTGGGATTATtctcaaatattaaattaattttatctcCAGTTAAAAGAAAAAGTAAGTCAATCAATTTAATCTATGATGTAATAATGAATGAGTTACATTTTCCATCCTTTATTTTGGTTCTCTAGTTAAAGTCCAAAAAAGCTGAAATTTGTTGTTAGTCCTTCcacttttacaaaatttaaatttaaatttttatactttaaaagttaattttttttatattttcaatttaaagaTTCTAGTTCAATCACAATTTTCGTTgataatttctattattttttttattttaacatatgaGAATAGCCTGTtaatttaacaaagtttgaaagaaaacactaataatattaaataaaagaaattaaatttcaacttTTTAAAATATGGGTCACCACTATTTCAGTTATTCTCCCATGTCACTTTTAATAATATTTGTGGGTAAAAGGTTGCCAAATTTAAGCTTCTAGAAAacttggaacagtggttttatttattgatttattctcTATCACATCATTCCACGATACTTATACTTGTATATTTTATATAACACGGTAATCTATTCGATTCAAATCACATTTTGTTACCCACTTCTTGCAATCTCTTTTTTTAAaggatttaaatataaaaaccGTAGTTAGAATGGAgtgacaaaaatataatttttttaaaatacagtAAAAGCATGGAATGGAAGAATAAATTTGGTGGAAGGGTTTGATAATCTAGAAGCTCAAGGGCGGCTCCTTTTGGGATGGCGGAGCCCATTCTATATAATTTACTTTTACATAAATAAAATGAAGGAAGCATATCTTCTTTTTTGGCCTAATAATACAGCTTTTACCTTATTAATTAATATCCTTTTGTGGTTTAAAGATAAAAACAACCAACATTTTAAACTACATAAAAGATCAAGTATTTATATTAACGAAAttgttatgttattatttaaaggtaaatttgtcaaaatgataaaatgcatatttacttgATGTTAGTGTACAACTAacgataataataaaattagatattatagtatgagacaaaaaaaattttaaacacaccgcattaaaaataaatatctatCTAAAAAGGCCCAAAATTTCAACACATTAATATTACATTATTGGATCAAAGAAATGGTATTGAACCAAATATTAGTATGTGATGATGAGAGGTAAGATTCTATAACAGTGAACTCTAAATCACATTATTCTTTGTTTCGTTTAGACATTTTTCTAATAAAAGATCTAATACACTACTTTACACTCTATTAATGTTTAATATATATCGATATAAAGTTTCcaaaaaagcataaaaataaatttataaatatattaaataatatgcgAAATAATTGCCAGAGGAACATGATTATATATAAAAGCACAGTAGCTCAtacagaaaaaataaaacaaaaataaaaagatagccCTTGGAATCTGCTCATGTCTGACGTTTTCCGTGAGTTTGCATATGCTATCATAGGCAATGCCGAAACCATATCACctcatatatattcatatattttttctttatatatcaTGCCTTCATTATGATACATATATGATatagatggaaaaataaaaaagtttatataaaaacacaaatgaTACTTTATTTATAGAGAGTAAAAATAAGGTATTAATTAATTCTTAATTCGATTGGTATCAGTTATTATTGTTAGTGTATAAGAATTTGAATTTGAGcacattaaagtatttgtatcTTTATATTTAAAGGCTGGAAgaggttaaaaaaattaaaataaatatgataaattatgATATCTTAAGTTTAAGTTAGACCTAATCATGAGCCGAGCCATCTGTCCAGATCCGAAGGCTTGTCcaaaaagtgagagggtttgggcaaaaatataggcctgaaagttggacttggacaaaaaataacATCTGTTTTCTAAACGGTTCGAGCCTCGAGTAAAACTTTATTGGCCCGAATCTAGTTGttgttttgctactattttgctattatattgttacgattttagaggcatttgcttgctaaattgtaaatattttaatgtattttcaatttgttagcaaacatttattttaatatttttagtgtatttgatgtattatatatatatttaaaacaatcatataaaaaaattaatacggacgGGTTGGACCGAGCTcgagtttaacatttttatctaggTCCAGCTTAAGTAAAAATTTAAGCTCATTTTTGGGATTAGGCCAAACTCGGGCCTAAACTTTTGTTTCGGCCCGACTCAACCCATGATCAagttttatgaatatttttatttattttttgcaattttatAAGAGAGTAGAAATCTAATTGATTGATAATAACAACTCCACAAAAACttgaataataatataaatagatatGATATAAGTAAGAAATAAAAGGATGATTGCATATAGCTAAGATCCAAATCAGAACTACATTATTACTAATTGCTTGTCATTTATATATAAGGCGTTATAACTTAAAGAATAAATTGAGATGGATGAATATTATATCTATAGAGCATTATTATCAATCTATCTGTCCTCCAAACGGGAAAGGGTGTGATTATAGACAAAGGGGGGAATGAGCAGAGTTTTGTTAAGAGGGTGTTATCTCTACTTAGTCGTACCTAATGACCTCCAACTTTCCTCCCACCCCCAACTATTTCTTTACCCAATCAATCATTttatcttttactttttaaaacccaaaaagaaaaagaatcaaagTCGGCCATGGAAATCCACAACAAAACTAGATATAACATCTTGGACTCTGCTAAAAAGAATAACTTCTAAATAGcttaatttagggttttttttttacgtTTGATAATACTTAAATATCAAAATGGTATTTCGATGACTTTTTATTAAAATGGAGTGAAATAAATAGTGCCGAGGGCCGGAGGGATAAGGGGATGACGGCGCCACCATTTTTTTTATCCACCAACAGTTACCCATCATTAGGCCATCATtggattgaaaaaaaattaagtgatgGAGGATAGCCATATGGTGGCACTGGTATTTTCTACCAACATATAGGTAAAAATTGGGTTAAAATATGAGTTGGAGGGCATGTGTCCATAAATGATCTTCAGTGCACCTTCGCTTAAATTGTTTATGTAGTTTCCAAAATTTGATCTTCGGGTtgagtatataaacataaaaaattaataatctaaatagcataataattaactatttaaatttaaataatttaataaattttcttaccatttgtacTTGAACGCCGAAAATATCCTTATCATCCAAACAAATAAGTGGATTTgccatttaaaatttataagaaaaaaaataaaattaaaaaaaataatattgagtATTTAAAAttcgaaatttaaaattaaaatttgaagattgaaaatataaaattgaaaattggggaTTGAAGATTGAGGATTGAGAATTTAGAAAGGATGGTTGGAAAGAATGAAGTTTAGAAGGGTTTATATAGGAATTTTTGTGGCTGTTGAAATAGTTACTATTGATAGGATGCGTTTTTGTTCTCTCTCCTGAAAATATGTCTTATGCGACACGTTTTCATTGATGTGGAAGTGAAAACTCGTCCTATAAGACGCATttttttctctctccaaaaacaaTGTAAATcggtaaatttataaaatttcaacctaatttctcaaaaaaaaattccaCCATATTAATATATAAACTAACCCTTAAAACTATGAAGTAATGAGGCCAAAATATTAGAATCCCAgattttaatattatagtttCAATCAtgttatgttataaaaatgaaGTTGGGAGAATCTAATGAAGTTCGTAAACCATATGAAGTAATAAAATACACGTAACATCTAAGATTACCGTTTTGACAGATGCAATTAGACATTTCCAAAAAGAAGATGCAACAATCTGCATACATCATTGAATTTGTTTTCCTAGATTTTGGACAAATTTACTAATAATATAAACGTAGATAAAAGTTTGATTAAGTAGTtacaatattttcttaaaattaccTGATTTTATTAGGAAAGTAATTCACAATAAATTAAAAGTTGTAATtacacttttatattttaatctagATTATTCTTCCACTAAGGGTGTGCTTGATAAAtcattcattaaaaatatttaataattttttaacatttaataatttaaatgtgtttaataatcattttaatattctaCTTAAGATagaattttcaatgaaaatgtgcTGAATAAAATAAGTAGGGCTgaatgtaaaaaatattaaattaattttattttgttaaaaatttaaaatatattaaaaagataTATTCAAATTAACGTATTTAATTTTCatcttataaaatattatagataattttttattttaatattatattactatAAATTACAAAACATCCTATTCTTTTTTTGTGGGATAAGTGTTGAAACTCATTATGCATAAATCTGGTGCAAAGAAGGTTGTAGAAGAACTAAGCAAAAACaaataatcttaaattttatacAATGCAGATATTTACAGCATGACCAATGATTTGATGCTGATCAGactaaaataattgaaatttcatATAGATCGATGCTTGTTAATCAAGATGCT from the Gossypium hirsutum isolate 1008001.06 chromosome D09, Gossypium_hirsutum_v2.1, whole genome shotgun sequence genome contains:
- the LOC107908695 gene encoding uncharacterized protein At3g28850, whose product is MGCVSSKLVKKEMKREMVLNNGGDFAHHVVSLKSSTYGVLKLDNDELQQIEEVGVSETKRAKRSPPREEPEVINAWELMEDLDEDRLVKRTPKSRVKAPVKLLNQIGSPLKVKNSGGKENKGSVVNGDGLGNGKSDFSPNSILRVNNSMDGSSCKVVLKLSYPVKSTRSEGPEGGGGDLGFSSRRRIFSPLFDPELVALYEKELSEEEEQIKRIISAQPETRKPKKSQDSKVTLQDFEPKCRAGAENSVVIYTTTLRGIRKTFEECNRVRSIMESYRVQIFERDISMDSGFKEELRKVTGTKEVKVPLVFVTGRLIGGVEEIVKLEEEGKLEMLFEGIPMAVPGCKGCGGVRFVMCKQCNGSCKILDKQLNKIRCGECNENGLIQCPICC